One Mycolicibacterium crocinum DNA window includes the following coding sequences:
- a CDS encoding flavin-containing monooxygenase, whose amino-acid sequence MTANVAVIGAGPAGLVVSRWLLSQGFEPSIFEQGPTLGGQWTTLPGRSGVWPGMHTNTSRILTAFSDLPLDGDLVFPSGAAILDYLHRYARLFALDSRIRFGVRVDAVARDGHRWAVSHGGEVEHFEKVVVATGRFHCPFIPTVPGLDTFAGSAGAISSYHYPGPSAYRGKRVLVAGCAVSALEIAADLAAHGAQHVAVTQRRQRYVLPKFAAGVPSDHRMFTRYGALADEVLPVAEIDRQLKEIVVESAGSPEQYGAPRPADSLFAAGVTLNQNYLPAVAEGSVTVRPWLQSVDGTAVTFGDGHSEAFDGIVFGTGFTLSLPFLDNHLRATLNLDAGGFDADRHTFHPDLSGLAFMGMWDQSGGYFVPLELQARWIAYTWGGVIAAPSDAEQRAAVAACHERGPRKTRMNLAAITFARAAGVEPQRENWPDLRRALLFGPLAPSCFRLDGPDALPDAAARFAREAAAFGAITDNDLTDRERSYWSSVEQANARHHSAVSGK is encoded by the coding sequence ATGACGGCGAACGTCGCGGTGATCGGCGCCGGCCCGGCAGGGTTGGTGGTGTCGCGATGGCTGCTGTCGCAGGGATTCGAACCGTCGATCTTCGAACAGGGCCCGACGCTGGGCGGTCAGTGGACCACACTTCCCGGCCGAAGCGGCGTGTGGCCGGGCATGCATACCAACACCAGCCGCATCCTGACGGCGTTCAGTGACCTGCCCCTCGACGGCGATCTCGTGTTCCCCTCGGGCGCCGCCATTCTCGACTATCTACACCGCTACGCCCGCCTGTTCGCGTTGGACTCCCGCATCCGATTCGGGGTGCGCGTCGACGCAGTTGCGCGCGACGGGCACCGCTGGGCGGTCAGCCACGGCGGTGAGGTCGAGCACTTCGAGAAGGTCGTCGTCGCCACCGGCCGGTTCCATTGCCCGTTCATTCCAACGGTGCCGGGACTCGACACGTTCGCCGGTTCGGCAGGCGCGATCTCCTCGTATCACTACCCCGGCCCGTCGGCATACCGCGGCAAACGAGTTCTGGTCGCGGGGTGCGCGGTGAGCGCCCTCGAGATCGCGGCCGACCTCGCCGCCCACGGCGCACAACACGTCGCGGTCACTCAGCGCCGGCAGCGGTACGTGCTGCCGAAGTTCGCGGCGGGCGTGCCGTCGGATCACCGGATGTTCACCCGGTACGGGGCGTTGGCTGACGAGGTACTGCCCGTCGCGGAGATCGACCGGCAGCTCAAAGAGATCGTCGTCGAGTCCGCCGGCAGCCCCGAGCAGTACGGCGCCCCACGTCCGGCCGACTCGCTCTTTGCCGCGGGCGTGACGCTCAACCAGAACTACCTGCCTGCCGTCGCGGAAGGATCTGTCACCGTCCGGCCCTGGCTGCAGTCGGTCGACGGGACGGCAGTGACATTCGGTGACGGGCATAGCGAGGCCTTCGACGGCATCGTGTTCGGGACGGGTTTCACGTTGAGCCTGCCGTTCCTCGACAACCACCTCAGGGCGACCTTGAACCTCGACGCCGGCGGCTTCGACGCCGACCGGCACACCTTCCACCCCGACCTTTCGGGGCTGGCCTTCATGGGGATGTGGGACCAGTCGGGAGGCTACTTCGTGCCCCTGGAATTGCAGGCCCGCTGGATCGCCTACACGTGGGGTGGCGTCATCGCGGCACCCAGCGATGCCGAGCAGCGCGCGGCCGTCGCGGCGTGTCACGAACGAGGCCCGCGCAAGACGCGAATGAACTTGGCAGCCATCACTTTTGCCCGCGCCGCGGGGGTGGAGCCACAACGGGAGAACTGGCCGGATCTGCGGCGCGCGTTGCTGTTCGGTCCGCTTGCGCCGAGCTGCTTTCGACTGGACGGCCCCGACGCGCTGCCCGACGCGGCCGCGCGGTTCGCCCGGGAGGCGGCGGCTTTCGGCGCGATCACCGATAACGATCTGACGGACCGGGAGCGCAGCTACTGGTCGAGCGTCGAGCAAGCCAACGCCCGCCACCACAGTGCGGTTTCCGGGAAGTAA
- a CDS encoding S1 family peptidase: MGYGWWVSRLAGAALVAAVGLASPAVAESPPTPGMEVDDESGRCTAGFAAQGNDGNYYMLTSGHCDAHDGSDWTYGSDDTLLGTISASEVNGDKRDAAIIRLDPDAGTPNSAVGGRYQVRDVLGASQLHAGMPFCKVGAVTGETCGEVKGVEGDVVEASVYSLEGDSGSPGFVKNPDGTVSAVGILMSSPDGDDYTTYFTLVQPLLAQWGLRILP, from the coding sequence ATGGGGTATGGCTGGTGGGTTTCGCGCCTGGCGGGTGCGGCTCTCGTGGCCGCGGTCGGACTGGCAAGCCCCGCGGTGGCCGAGTCGCCGCCGACGCCGGGCATGGAGGTCGACGACGAAAGCGGCCGATGCACAGCCGGTTTCGCCGCACAGGGCAACGACGGCAATTACTACATGCTCACCAGCGGGCACTGTGATGCGCACGACGGGTCGGATTGGACGTACGGCAGCGACGACACGCTGCTCGGGACGATCAGCGCCAGCGAGGTGAACGGCGACAAGCGGGACGCCGCCATCATCCGGCTTGACCCCGATGCCGGCACACCGAACAGTGCCGTGGGCGGCCGCTATCAGGTACGGGATGTGCTGGGCGCCAGCCAACTTCACGCCGGGATGCCGTTCTGCAAAGTCGGCGCCGTCACGGGGGAGACGTGCGGCGAGGTCAAGGGCGTCGAGGGCGATGTCGTCGAGGCCAGCGTCTACAGCCTCGAAGGCGACAGCGGCAGTCCGGGTTTCGTCAAGAACCCCGACGGCACCGTGAGCGCGGTCGGCATCTTGATGTCCTCACCCGACGGCGACGACTACACCACCTACTTCACCCTCGTGCAGCCCTTGCTGGCGCAGTGGGGGTTGCGGATCCTGCCCTGA
- a CDS encoding CAP domain-containing protein: protein MIHKAIHATVAVGAVTVLAAVSTPAAHADNTRLNNGVVANVYTVQHQAGCTTDIKKNPALTQAAEWHANDVLNNRTLDGDLGSDGSTPQTRAAAAGFTGTVTQTVAINPALAINNLDVINQWYYDPTAFAIMSNCANTAIGVWSVNSLDRSVVVAVYGQPA from the coding sequence TTGATACACAAAGCCATTCACGCCACCGTGGCTGTGGGTGCGGTGACGGTCTTGGCCGCCGTCAGCACACCGGCCGCGCACGCCGACAACACCCGCCTCAACAACGGCGTCGTCGCCAACGTCTACACCGTGCAACATCAAGCCGGCTGCACCACCGACATCAAAAAGAACCCCGCACTCACCCAGGCCGCCGAATGGCACGCCAACGACGTACTCAACAACCGCACCCTCGACGGCGACCTGGGATCCGACGGATCCACACCACAGACCCGCGCCGCCGCAGCCGGTTTCACCGGCACCGTCACCCAGACCGTCGCCATCAATCCCGCACTGGCCATCAACAACCTCGACGTCATCAACCAGTGGTACTACGACCCCACCGCTTTCGCGATCATGTCCAACTGCGCCAATACCGCCATCGGCGTCTGGTCGGTCAACAGCCTCGACCGCTCCGTCGTGGTGGCCGTGTACGGACAGCCGGCCTGA
- a CDS encoding DUF732 domain-containing protein — protein MLTAAPRLLIAAGLAAVGAVGLLAGAQPAQADDIGYLINVTVRPGYNFPNADAALAYGNGVCDQINSGVSYGQLVKTIKADFSTSDEFQASYLISQSAQELCPASIWQLRQSAAGYVPSA, from the coding sequence ATGCTTACCGCCGCACCCCGCCTGTTGATTGCCGCCGGCCTGGCCGCCGTGGGCGCCGTCGGCCTCCTGGCCGGCGCACAACCCGCACAGGCTGACGACATCGGCTACCTGATCAACGTCACCGTCCGCCCTGGTTACAACTTCCCCAATGCCGACGCCGCCCTGGCCTACGGCAACGGCGTCTGCGACCAGATCAACTCTGGCGTCAGCTACGGCCAGTTGGTCAAGACCATCAAGGCCGACTTCAGCACCAGCGACGAATTCCAAGCGTCCTATTTGATCAGCCAGTCCGCTCAGGAACTGTGCCCGGCCTCCATCTGGCAGCTGCGCCAATCCGCCGCCGGCTACGTGCCGTCCGCCTAG
- a CDS encoding DUF4267 domain-containing protein: MSIDKAAVVAGSIRLASGVHFLADPMGANKLWGEPNDPGPSARLLLRSMGYRDALIGGLLLSAGLRGRNTRGWFLASGGADAADLLGGSSVHSELTRGQQIIGLGGAVVGIGVGLWGATRRRKPAPEVAA, encoded by the coding sequence ATGTCGATCGACAAGGCCGCGGTCGTCGCGGGCAGTATCCGGCTGGCTTCCGGCGTGCACTTTCTGGCCGACCCGATGGGCGCCAACAAGCTGTGGGGTGAGCCGAACGACCCGGGCCCGTCCGCGCGGTTGTTGCTGCGGTCGATGGGCTACCGCGACGCGCTGATCGGTGGACTTCTGCTGTCGGCGGGCTTGCGTGGTCGCAACACCCGGGGCTGGTTCCTGGCGTCGGGTGGCGCCGATGCCGCCGATCTCCTCGGCGGAAGCAGTGTGCACAGCGAGCTGACCCGTGGACAGCAGATCATCGGACTCGGCGGCGCGGTCGTGGGCATCGGCGTCGGGTTATGGGGTGCCACCCGGCGTCGCAAGCCGGCACCGGAGGTCGCGGCCTAA
- a CDS encoding M15 family metallopeptidase — MVAVAAAVLVQCSPAPERPPVTSSSVTTTIEPAAIVAPVTATDLGATWRPGCPVAPEQLRRVEVDYLGLDGRTHRGALVVHEQLVADVVAIFADLRRHGYPIAKMQTVDHYPGAADELSMEDNNTSAFNCRPLPGSTDWSLHAYGRAIDVNPLLNPYINRSGDLEPTTAAQYLDRRRTDPGMLHAGDAAVRTFTDRGWTWGGNWHNPIDYQHFERR, encoded by the coding sequence TTGGTCGCGGTTGCCGCCGCGGTTCTCGTGCAATGCAGTCCCGCGCCTGAGCGGCCGCCTGTCACGTCGTCGTCGGTGACCACCACCATCGAGCCGGCAGCGATCGTCGCACCGGTGACCGCAACCGATCTCGGCGCCACCTGGCGTCCCGGCTGTCCGGTCGCTCCAGAACAGCTGCGCCGTGTCGAGGTGGACTACCTCGGACTCGACGGGCGAACCCATCGAGGGGCGCTCGTCGTCCACGAGCAACTGGTGGCCGACGTCGTCGCGATCTTCGCCGACCTACGCCGGCACGGCTATCCGATCGCGAAGATGCAAACTGTCGACCACTACCCCGGGGCCGCCGACGAACTGTCGATGGAGGACAACAACACCTCCGCCTTCAACTGCCGCCCGCTGCCCGGCAGTACCGACTGGTCGCTGCACGCGTACGGGCGCGCGATCGACGTCAACCCACTACTCAATCCGTACATCAATCGCTCGGGTGATCTCGAGCCGACGACCGCGGCACAGTATCTGGATCGCCGGCGCACCGACCCGGGGATGTTGCACGCCGGCGACGCGGCGGTGCGGACGTTCACCGACCGCGGGTGGACCTGGGGTGGCAACTGGCATAACCCGATCGACTACCAGCATTTTGAACGCCGCTGA
- a CDS encoding nuclear transport factor 2 family protein has product MQMWELVARERIRDTLALYNWSGDAGRIEDLTQSFCSDGILEVRGTAAATGRAAIAEFLGGVTTAPPAHAGPRVKRIVRHTLTNIRFTEVTPQRAQVSSYFTVFTEIGLDHYGRYRDVFTPVDESWLIGHRFVSTDWAAPNSTMAPPSSVS; this is encoded by the coding sequence ATGCAGATGTGGGAACTGGTTGCCCGCGAGCGCATTCGGGACACCCTGGCCCTGTACAACTGGTCGGGCGACGCGGGGCGCATCGAGGATCTCACCCAATCCTTCTGTTCCGACGGCATTCTCGAGGTTCGCGGGACCGCCGCGGCGACCGGCCGCGCCGCAATCGCGGAGTTCCTGGGTGGCGTCACCACGGCACCGCCCGCTCACGCGGGGCCTCGGGTCAAGCGGATCGTCCGGCACACCCTGACCAACATCCGGTTCACCGAGGTGACTCCGCAACGCGCACAGGTGTCGTCCTACTTCACGGTCTTCACTGAGATCGGGCTGGATCACTACGGCCGCTACCGCGATGTCTTCACCCCGGTCGATGAGTCGTGGTTGATTGGCCACCGATTCGTCTCGACCGACTGGGCCGCACCGAATTCGACGATGGCACCGCCGTCGTCGGTGTCGTAG
- a CDS encoding TetR/AcrR family transcriptional regulator, with protein sequence MTTVNIPRRAPVQARSRQTVARILDAAAAIADEQGVDAVTTRAIADRAGVSYPSLYRFFADRDAILDELMERHCSEIDARCVAAEQTWTITSIADLLNNELDLHVDYYRKHPGAAGLWMGGRGSLTVIKHVHARMQTLADRLHNILVTAGLLPADTDPRAMLVAVEMADRMLELSYRDNDDFDEAILDIGRAALLAFGESLAASPHA encoded by the coding sequence ATGACCACGGTGAACATTCCGCGGCGGGCGCCTGTTCAGGCCCGCAGCCGGCAGACCGTTGCCCGAATCCTGGACGCCGCCGCGGCGATCGCCGACGAGCAGGGCGTTGACGCCGTCACCACTCGCGCGATCGCCGACCGCGCCGGAGTGTCGTATCCCTCGCTGTATCGGTTCTTCGCCGACCGCGACGCCATTCTCGACGAGCTGATGGAGCGGCACTGCTCCGAGATCGACGCCCGCTGTGTGGCTGCCGAGCAGACCTGGACGATCACCTCGATCGCCGACCTGCTCAACAACGAGCTCGATCTGCACGTCGACTACTACCGCAAGCACCCCGGGGCGGCCGGGCTATGGATGGGTGGGCGAGGCTCCCTCACCGTCATCAAGCACGTGCATGCCCGGATGCAGACCCTCGCCGACCGGCTGCACAACATCTTGGTGACCGCGGGCCTGCTGCCCGCTGACACCGACCCGCGGGCCATGCTGGTGGCCGTCGAGATGGCTGACCGCATGCTGGAACTGTCCTACCGGGACAACGACGATTTTGACGAGGCGATCCTGGATATCGGCCGGGCGGCGCTGCTCGCATTCGGCGAATCGCTAGCAGCCAGTCCGCACGCCTGA
- a CDS encoding flavin-containing monooxygenase, with translation MTVSSLHQARPTQPLRGHVDVLIVGAGISGLGMGHYLATLQPGKSFAIVDSRDAIGGTWDLFRYPGIRSDSDLHTFGYEFKPWTSDNAIADAHEILDYLHEVIDEDDLARRIYLHHKVLRADFASDTAQWTVTLERDGEQFEVTCDWLFGATGYYDYASGHRPHFEGEEDFEGAIVHPQFWPEDLDYTGKKVVVIGSGATAVTLIPAMAGDVEHITMLQRSPSYVMPLPRKDPIANTLRKVLPAKAAYAATRRFNIGKGRFIYNLCQRHPKLARRIIRGINVKALPEGFEVDTHFNPKYNPWDQRLCAVPDADLFRTIAKGKASVVTDRIARFTKTGILLESGTTLDADIIVTATGLKLLPLGGIQISVDGDVKDPHRSLLYKSFMISDIPNLAFAFGYTNSSWTLKVGLVCEHLCRLLAYMDRHGYTTVVPVVDDPHIEKRPMLDFSAGYVQRSVDLFPQQGATGPWTVEMDYWADHNRLRKGPVEDPALRFSTAVGAQEVSGVVSGVASA, from the coding sequence ATGACCGTGAGCTCCCTGCACCAGGCCCGCCCGACCCAACCGCTGCGTGGCCACGTCGATGTACTGATCGTCGGAGCCGGCATCTCCGGCCTCGGGATGGGCCACTACCTGGCCACCCTGCAGCCCGGCAAGAGCTTCGCGATCGTCGACAGCCGCGACGCGATCGGCGGCACCTGGGACCTGTTCCGCTATCCCGGCATCCGGTCGGACTCCGACCTGCACACCTTCGGCTACGAGTTCAAGCCGTGGACCAGTGACAACGCGATCGCCGATGCGCACGAGATCCTCGACTACCTGCACGAGGTCATCGACGAGGACGACCTCGCACGGCGAATCTATCTGCACCACAAGGTGTTACGGGCCGACTTCGCCTCCGACACCGCGCAATGGACCGTCACGCTGGAGCGGGACGGCGAACAGTTCGAGGTGACCTGCGACTGGCTGTTCGGGGCGACCGGCTACTACGACTACGCCAGCGGACACCGGCCCCACTTCGAGGGTGAAGAGGACTTCGAGGGTGCGATCGTGCACCCACAGTTCTGGCCCGAGGACCTCGACTACACGGGCAAGAAGGTCGTCGTCATCGGCAGTGGTGCCACGGCGGTCACCCTGATTCCCGCGATGGCCGGCGATGTCGAGCACATCACCATGCTCCAGCGCTCGCCGTCCTACGTGATGCCGTTGCCGCGCAAGGATCCGATCGCCAACACCTTGCGAAAGGTGTTGCCGGCCAAAGCCGCCTATGCCGCGACCCGGCGCTTCAACATCGGCAAGGGCCGATTCATCTACAACCTCTGCCAGCGCCATCCCAAGCTCGCGCGCCGGATCATCCGAGGGATCAACGTCAAGGCACTGCCGGAAGGTTTCGAGGTGGACACCCACTTCAACCCCAAGTACAACCCGTGGGACCAGCGGTTGTGCGCGGTGCCCGACGCAGACCTGTTCCGCACGATCGCCAAGGGCAAGGCGTCGGTGGTCACCGACCGCATCGCCCGATTCACCAAGACCGGGATCCTGCTGGAGTCCGGCACCACGCTCGACGCCGACATCATCGTCACCGCAACAGGTTTGAAGCTGCTTCCGCTGGGTGGAATTCAGATTTCGGTCGACGGTGACGTCAAGGATCCGCACCGGTCGCTGCTTTACAAGAGCTTCATGATCTCCGACATTCCGAACCTGGCCTTCGCCTTTGGCTACACGAACTCGTCGTGGACGCTGAAGGTCGGTCTGGTGTGCGAGCACCTGTGCCGCCTGCTGGCCTACATGGACCGGCATGGCTACACGACGGTGGTACCGGTGGTCGATGACCCACACATCGAAAAGCGTCCGATGCTCGACTTCTCGGCCGGCTACGTCCAGCGGTCGGTGGACCTGTTCCCGCAGCAGGGTGCGACCGGCCCCTGGACGGTCGAGATGGACTATTGGGCGGATCACAACCGGCTACGCAAGGGCCCGGTCGAAGATCCCGCGTTGCGATTCAGCACAGCGGTTGGGGCCCAGGAGGTTTCGGGCGTGGTCTCGGGCGTGGCCTCGGCATGA
- a CDS encoding alpha/beta fold hydrolase, with amino-acid sequence MTRPTFVEVDGRRTRVRVGGDPANPPVLLIHGIGRSMEDWSTQYERLGQSYRTIALDVPGFGFSERPKETITLPVLAEGVAGALDALGEYRPVHVVGNSLGGAIAQQLLVEQPDRIASLSLINSAGFGSEVTMLLRMLTVPVLGAMSMRRPTRMSSALMERLIHADKAIATKQRIDHAFAVGSQPDAGAVMLETALALGTPRGVRPEWRRELAAGVARTPRPTLVVWGTRDRILPSHHIREAMRVYPHAEVHLLNRVGHMPQIECPKRFADLLVPFLARANTARAAAAVQNA; translated from the coding sequence ATGACTAGACCCACCTTCGTGGAGGTGGACGGTCGGCGCACCCGGGTCCGCGTCGGCGGCGACCCAGCCAATCCGCCCGTCCTGCTGATCCACGGCATCGGTCGCAGCATGGAGGATTGGTCCACCCAGTACGAGCGGCTGGGCCAGTCGTATCGAACGATCGCGCTGGACGTCCCCGGCTTCGGCTTTTCCGAGCGCCCGAAAGAGACCATCACCTTGCCTGTACTGGCTGAGGGCGTGGCCGGTGCCCTCGATGCGCTTGGCGAGTACCGGCCCGTGCATGTGGTGGGCAATTCGCTCGGCGGTGCGATCGCGCAGCAGCTACTCGTCGAACAGCCCGATCGGATCGCGAGCCTCTCGTTGATCAACAGCGCCGGTTTCGGCAGTGAGGTGACCATGCTGCTGCGGATGCTCACCGTGCCGGTACTCGGCGCGATGAGCATGCGCCGCCCGACCCGCATGAGCTCGGCGCTGATGGAGCGGCTGATCCACGCGGACAAGGCAATTGCCACCAAGCAGCGCATCGACCACGCGTTCGCAGTGGGCTCACAACCCGATGCCGGGGCGGTGATGCTCGAGACCGCGCTCGCTCTCGGCACGCCGCGCGGGGTGCGGCCGGAGTGGCGCCGCGAACTGGCCGCCGGAGTCGCCCGGACGCCACGTCCGACCTTGGTCGTGTGGGGTACGCGAGATCGCATCCTGCCGTCGCACCACATCCGTGAGGCGATGCGGGTGTATCCCCACGCCGAGGTGCACCTGCTCAACCGTGTGGGGCATATGCCGCAGATCGAATGCCCGAAGCGGTTCGCCGACCTGCTGGTGCCATTCCTGGCGCGCGCGAACACAGCCCGGGCCGCTGCCGCGGTGCAGAACGCCTAG
- a CDS encoding amidohydrolase family protein: protein MTRIDTHAHAVPAVYRAALKRAGVGEAGGRELPDWRPELALAAMAELDVSTAILSVSAPGTSFLPAPADAAALARDVNDYTASVVTANPDRFGFFATLPMPHVGQSAGEAARALDDLRADGVVLLANNAGVYLGEDGQDNLFAVLDQRSATVFIHPAELPGPTVPGVLPWATDFLLDTTRAAYLLVRNGIRRRYPNITFILSHAGGFVPYAAHRMAMAIMSDTGRSIADSLDDFSSFYFDTALSSSAAALPTLLAFAQPGHVTFGSDFPFAPVVAGTMFAAGLETYPGLDRASRAAIDRENALRLFPRLGTVSPVPPPSLPDRIKHAASRQAMRAAMRLINTR from the coding sequence ATGACCCGCATCGACACTCATGCCCACGCCGTTCCAGCCGTATACCGCGCGGCGCTGAAACGGGCCGGGGTCGGGGAGGCCGGCGGCCGGGAACTGCCCGACTGGAGGCCGGAGCTGGCGCTGGCTGCGATGGCCGAGCTGGACGTGTCGACCGCGATCCTCTCGGTATCCGCGCCGGGCACCAGCTTCCTGCCCGCGCCGGCCGACGCCGCCGCACTGGCTCGCGATGTCAACGACTACACCGCCTCGGTCGTCACCGCGAATCCTGACCGGTTCGGGTTCTTCGCGACGCTGCCGATGCCGCACGTCGGCCAATCGGCGGGCGAGGCAGCCCGCGCACTCGACGACCTGCGCGCCGACGGCGTGGTGCTGCTGGCCAATAATGCGGGCGTCTACCTCGGTGAGGACGGCCAGGACAATCTGTTCGCTGTCCTCGATCAGCGGTCGGCGACGGTGTTCATCCATCCTGCCGAGTTGCCAGGGCCCACCGTGCCAGGCGTGCTGCCGTGGGCGACCGACTTCTTGCTCGACACTACCAGGGCCGCATACCTGCTGGTGCGCAACGGCATTCGACGCCGGTATCCCAACATCACATTCATCCTCAGCCACGCCGGCGGTTTCGTGCCCTATGCGGCGCACCGGATGGCGATGGCGATCATGAGCGATACGGGGCGCAGTATCGCCGACAGCCTGGACGATTTCTCCAGCTTCTATTTCGACACCGCGCTGTCCTCCAGTGCGGCCGCGCTACCAACCCTGCTGGCCTTCGCCCAACCCGGCCATGTCACCTTCGGGTCCGACTTCCCTTTTGCCCCAGTGGTGGCCGGCACCATGTTCGCCGCGGGCTTGGAGACCTATCCCGGCCTGGACCGCGCGTCGCGGGCGGCGATCGACCGCGAGAATGCGCTGCGGCTCTTTCCCCGACTGGGCACTGTGAGTCCGGTCCCGCCACCGTCGCTGCCGGACCGCATCAAGCATGCGGCCAGCCGGCAGGCGATGCGCGCCGCGATGCGGCTGATCAACACGCGCTGA
- a CDS encoding sulfatase-like hydrolase/transferase — protein sequence MTDTERQSNTDDTRTGPSRRAFLALAAGGAAAVPLLTSCGSGTTTTPAASTLTKPPAPQRGSRPNIVFVFTDQERYFRSWPSGMSLPARERLAEEGVTFHHHYTSAVMCTSSRAVMLTGLQTPDNGMFENADLPYVNAMSTTVPTIGHLLRKAGYYTAYQGKWHLDAAFDREPVQHVLTDRMDAYGFSDFGLPVDSLAHDLGGYTTDSVIAAGAQSWLRNTGRPMADDGRPWALFVSLINPHDIMYFNTDKPSEQVQDTGTLLMHAARAPQQALYQQHWDSALPASLEQPMQEPGRPRAHGEFLKAWGYTLGTIPPESDRWQRFTDFYLNSIRSVDHQMSLLLGELDNLALRGNTIVVFTSDHGEMAGAHGLRGKGPFAYEESIHLPMHVLHPDINGGQHLNALTSHIDLVPSLLSLAGVPPANVDELAGRALPGKDFSAALSNPGNADVHSVRDSVLFTYSGLATNDSDAVKLFAEAKAAGQDPRQLMQATGFRPDLTKRGSLRTMFDGRYKFSRYFAPAQRNVPTNLDDLYRFNDVELYDLQSDPAEMTNLAANKGEHSDLVLSASTKLDAVIKSEIGVDDGREMPQFGDIDWQIDRMDL from the coding sequence ATGACTGACACGGAACGTCAGTCGAACACCGATGACACGCGCACCGGCCCGTCACGTCGCGCCTTCCTGGCGCTGGCTGCCGGCGGTGCCGCAGCCGTGCCGTTGCTGACATCCTGCGGATCGGGCACCACGACCACGCCTGCCGCATCGACACTCACCAAACCACCTGCTCCGCAACGTGGTTCACGTCCCAACATCGTGTTCGTGTTCACCGACCAGGAACGCTATTTCCGATCCTGGCCGTCCGGAATGTCGCTGCCCGCCCGGGAGCGTCTGGCCGAGGAGGGCGTGACCTTCCACCACCACTACACCTCCGCCGTGATGTGCACCAGCTCGCGTGCGGTAATGCTGACCGGACTACAAACTCCCGACAACGGGATGTTCGAAAACGCCGACCTTCCCTACGTGAACGCCATGAGCACCACAGTCCCCACCATCGGGCATCTGCTGCGCAAGGCCGGGTATTACACCGCCTACCAGGGAAAATGGCACCTGGACGCCGCCTTCGACCGCGAGCCCGTCCAGCACGTGCTCACCGACCGGATGGATGCTTACGGCTTCTCGGACTTCGGACTACCGGTCGACTCACTGGCCCATGACCTCGGCGGCTACACCACGGACTCAGTGATCGCCGCCGGCGCGCAATCATGGCTGCGCAACACCGGCAGGCCGATGGCCGACGACGGCAGGCCATGGGCGTTGTTCGTGAGTCTGATCAACCCGCACGACATCATGTACTTCAACACCGACAAACCGAGTGAACAGGTGCAGGACACCGGCACGTTGCTGATGCACGCCGCACGGGCGCCCCAGCAGGCCCTGTACCAACAGCATTGGGACAGCGCGCTGCCGGCGAGCCTGGAACAGCCGATGCAGGAACCGGGCCGCCCCCGCGCCCACGGCGAATTCCTCAAGGCCTGGGGGTACACCCTGGGCACGATTCCGCCCGAGTCGGACCGCTGGCAACGCTTCACCGACTTCTACCTGAACAGCATCCGCTCGGTTGACCACCAGATGTCGCTGCTGCTGGGCGAACTCGACAATCTCGCCCTGCGCGGCAACACCATCGTGGTCTTCACCTCCGACCACGGCGAGATGGCCGGGGCGCACGGCTTGCGCGGCAAGGGCCCGTTCGCCTACGAGGAGTCCATTCACCTGCCCATGCACGTCCTACATCCGGACATCAACGGCGGACAGCACCTGAACGCACTCACCAGCCATATCGATCTGGTGCCGAGCCTGCTGTCATTGGCCGGCGTGCCCCCGGCCAACGTCGACGAACTGGCCGGCCGGGCGCTGCCGGGCAAGGACTTCAGCGCGGCGCTGTCCAACCCCGGCAACGCCGACGTGCATTCCGTTCGGGACAGTGTGCTGTTCACCTACAGCGGGTTGGCGACGAACGACAGCGACGCGGTGAAGCTCTTCGCTGAAGCCAAGGCGGCAGGCCAGGATCCACGGCAGCTCATGCAGGCCACTGGCTTCCGACCGGATCTCACTAAACGTGGCAGCCTCCGAACAATGTTCGACGGGCGGTACAAATTCAGCCGATACTTTGCTCCCGCGCAGCGCAACGTACCGACCAATCTCGATGACCTGTACCGCTTCAACGACGTCGAGTTGTACGACCTGCAGTCTGATCCCGCCGAGATGACCAACCTTGCGGCGAACAAGGGCGAGCACAGCGATCTGGTGCTCTCGGCCAGCACCAAGCTCGATGCGGTGATCAAGTCCGAAATCGGTGTCGACGACGGGCGCGAGATGCCCCAATTCGGCGATATCGATTGGCAGATCGACCGGATGGATCTCTGA